ACAATGGGTATGTTTGTTGAATATCACTTCAACATTTTTAGGATgatgaaaatttgttttctgATAAGGAAAATTGTAGCTAAGAACCTATCAGATGAAGTGGTTAATCAGTGAACTACGTTTTCATGTTAAGTAACATATTGATGTGTGTTGCTAGGTATGCTAAATAGAACAGTCATTTATGTGCCTAAATAACTGAAGTTTCTCTCCACTTTGTGCAATATGAacttttttccccctaaaatGTGAAATCTTTTGTGCAAAGGTGAAAAACTTTGTATAATCCGCTAAGCATCATTGAGCTTGCTCAGGATCTTTGTTCTTAACATCCTGCACTAAGTGACTAACAGTTGAAGTCGTCTCAGTTCAGTTAGAAAGCCTGGCAATTGATCAGGGGATCAGAATAGTATAGAGTGAAAAtgagtttattttgttatatctTCACTTCAGTGGAGACAAAACATTACATGGGAAAAGATATCGAGTTGCGTGTTCTGTTAGAAGAACTGAGCAGTTGCTGTATGAGTGAGGTACAAGTAAAACATACCACTTTTTGGGGATTTTTATGTCGTGTAGTTTCTATGGTGAGTGTAAGATAACATACAGAAAGGGGCTGCTTCAACTCTGCAACTACTTGGTCAAATCGAATAGCTATAGAATTTTGCAAGGGTGAGTGTTAAGATAGCATGTAGAAAAGGCTGCTCCATCTCTGTATATTTGGGTTATCTGATTCCTCACTTATTGCACCAAGCTCAGGTTTAGTGGGTCTGACTTATGTGAAAATCAAACATTCTATTAAAGTCATATGTCTACATTTCTGGAGTACTTGTTTAATCTACGGTATATTCTTCAGTCATTGTAAAATCAAAACTGTGCCGTTTTTGCCTTGATGGCAAGAAGTTAATGACCATCCATGGAAGAGGCTGTTTTAATTCAACTGAAAGAGCTAAGCTAGCCCTTATCTCAATCATTAAAAAGTTGATACGTGCATCTTGTTTTTCCATTCCTCTCTGATTTGGGATAtttcttatataatatatgttttcaGCTACTTTTATATGAATGACCTCATAGCATCTTCattttaaaagttgataaatatatctgaccatttttttaaagtaaatgttCTCATAAAATCTGCAacattctctcaattttttattatttgtcactctctctctctctctctttgggaCCAGGGGGTGTGGCGGTGGGGGTTATTATTATGGTCACATATCTAGAATTATCCTTAATTAACGGATCTCGTGTTACAGAGTGAAGAGTGTAATGGGCCATTTGGATGGCTGCCGTGAATTTCCTCGGTTGTGTATAGGTGTGTTCCTTAACATTATCACTTGCATATATAAATAATGGTTCCTTAATTTGAAGAACTATACATGCCATCACTTTAAAATTTTCCGTATTTGCAGGCATTGGAAATCCCCCTGGTACCATGGACATGAAAGCTTTTCTTCTACAGAAGTTCAGTTCAGTAGAGCGAAAACAGGTATATAGACTCTCTGAATTGTACTGCCAAGTGTTATTACATGTCTTAATCAGAAAAGCTTCTATACAGTGATATGTCTTGTAGCATCTTGTGTCCTATTGGTGAATTTTCCCTAGTGCAACTTTGACAGGCCATGGTCTTTGGCAATATTCTCCATGACATTAAAATATTCTTTGTTGGGTCTTTATTTGTGATTAATTCGAGATTCCTGTGTATATTATGTGATTCTAAgccatttataattttcaatttttagcaatGAGCTCTAACTCAAATGGCATTTCTTCCCTCATAAAGTGAATGGAGCAAAGGGTGTGGTCATGTATTTACAGCCTAATTAGTATTTGTGTTCCTACCCATGAGGGGGGAAAATTGGTACTTGAGTCATATTACTATGTTGCATCTGGCTGTTGAGATGGTTGGTTTTAATCACTGCCTCAATCTCAATATAATTGCTTGCTTAAGTGTGAGCACACACATCTTAAGTGCATGCCTTGTTTGtctgaaatatttttttttattttccttaagtaCTGTCAAAAAATTTAACTGGTAGTAGCTATCTGGACAGATTGATGAAGCACTGGAACAAGGGGTTGAGGCTGTCAGGACCCTGGTCCTCCAAGGATTTAACCACAATATCGAAAGATTTAATTTGGGGCAGAAGTACAAGTATCATAAAGTTTGATAAAAGATGAAGGGGATTCACAAAAGATACAAAGCAATCAATCATATTTTGTCATGGTATGCTTGTTCTGTTGGGTTCCTCCATATTTGAACCAGCAGATGAAATTGCTTGTAATCTTCCTCACACTAACGACCAAAGAGATGGTGataattttttaccattttatggCACACCTCAATTTTTAAacaccaacccccccccccccccccccccccaacaactATATTACCAGTTTTGTGTAAATGTACTTGGTTATATATTGGATGGCTTCTTTCCAtgataagatttatttttgttacttgTAATATCATGATAAGATTTATATATTGGATGGCTTCTTTCCATGTAACTCTTAAATTCTCTCCCTTATAATGTGTTGAAATCTGAAACATTTTCttcccaaaatcaaaaatattaaaacatttgagtcttaataaaattaaaagattatttttatcaGCTCAGGAAGCGCAATTAGTAGTACAATGGGTGGAGGGGTAAATGCAGAAGATATCAATCTGCAGAACAGAATGGACTGTAACTTTATTTGAAATTTGCATACTACTGTGAAAGATTTTTAGAGTTTTGCCTCCATTTAGCAAGGGCACATCTATGTCCACCTATCGATGTAGTTATCCTATAGTCTCTGATAGCTTATTTGcaaaatatgatatatatatatatatatatatatatatatatatagggtcaCAATTTGGGGCTCAAGCCCAAATAGGTATGGGGTCTTGGTTCAAGAAGCCCAGAagcaatgaatttgtagagagtgggttataAAACTAGGTCTTAGCGAAGCAGACAGTGGTTAATATTGGGTTATACTACAATTGAATACAAGTTAAGCATGTTAGTATCCATAGGTTCTTAGTCCGAGGAGGTAAAATGAACATATACTAGTCCCTGTTCGAAGATTACGGTTGTTTGTACTGTTCCtctattctcttttcttttttctgtccCCCTTCCTCATGGGGACTCCCTTTCTTATATAGTCTTCTTGAAGTCATCgtggccttacacttgttaatcatctGGACCCTTACTTGAGTGTttgtcccatcaaacaccccCTTTcagctttctgtgagttgtgatagccaaggcagcactgttcacaggtcctctccacattaatgcggccagaaaagtagctgcaactCATTTAATGCGGCAGCAGTAGCCTCTCTTTGGACACCTTACGTTTCCTTCTTTCCTACAGGTTTGTGGTACTCATCCCTGCTACTAATGTCCGTTGGGGTAGGTCCTTCTAATAGACAaagtgcatgtttgagccatactCATCACGTCCGAGGAGGCATTTCTCCTCGAACCACCCTTTAAATGTCTCCCTATCCACGAGAGCTGGGCTGGGAGCCCTTTTGGCACCCACTTCATTTCCTCGGACATGGCTGATCTTCCCGTATGGGACCCAAGACCCATTATATGATTTTGGGCTTTTgcccctacaatatatatttatatataactttgAAAGAGTTACAACTTTTATAAGCCATTGATTTGTAATAAATCTAACGGTAGAAACATTctaatggtatttttttttttttgaaaacagatCATTTATTCATTCATAAATTAAGAGAATCCTAATACAAAGCTTCCATAGTTGGTGGAGGTGAGTCCTCCATCCAATACATATCATCAGAAATATTTCTAATATGTTGTGCAAGCGCATGTGCAACCGTATTTCCCCCTCTCCTCATGCAGCAAATATTCACCTAGTGCGGACCATGGATCAAATGATGAATATCTTCTATCACATTCCCTATCAATGACAGATTAGCTATTGAAGATGAAATAGCTTGTATAACATCAGCATTATCCCCTTCAATGACTAGTTCTGAAAACCCAGCATCCGCTGCAAATTCAATTGCTTTTCTGCAGGCTAGCATCTCAGCTTCATCAATGCTGCTCACTGCTGGACCTTTGGCAGACATGGCTGCCATCACTTCCCCCTTATCGTTTCGAATAATCACGCCAAACCCAGACCTGTCCGACTCCATGAAAATGGCTGCATCTAAATTCAACTTGAAAACTGATTGGGGAAGAGGTTTCCAAACATCCCTGCTTGACTGCACAACCGGACTTGCAGCCAGTTGAACCTGTGTACACCGATACTCCTCTAGGAAATTTGCAACTCTCTTATTCAGGCAGTTTGGATCATGAAATTTTCCCCTATGCAGCAATCTATTTTGCTGGTTCCAGATGATCCAAGCTTGGACCAAGAACAGTTCCACATCCTCCAGTGCAAGCTGATCCAGTAAATACTCCATAAGCTTAATCATATCAGCCTGTCCATGCGAGCATTTCTGCAATTTTTTTATGATCCCAGCCCATACATCCTGAGCAGCATCATAGTTCCACAAGGCGTGTAAGACCGATTCTGGAAATCTGGTGCAATTTGGGCAAACATTCTTAATAATAATTCGTCGCTTAGCTAGGTTCATCCGTGATGATCTAATTGCATTAATTATCTCCAACTATGTCAATAAATGTTTGTACCCTTATAGAAAACTTAATACTGTTGAACATTGAAGTTTATCATCTTTAGTCTAATTTTTCACACCACAATATCCTCATTTTCCTATAATTCATTCTGCACAAAAGAATTGTATATCACCCATCTCACCCGATCTCCATAGCAATTGACAAACACCAAAAATTagtctaaaatatatatatgctggCATAGCACTCTCCCAAATTCTAACCTCTTTCCTGGGTTTGTATCTTTGAATTGCTTGGTGAGCTCCCATGTAAAATCTAAACTCTTAAAAAACTAAGGATAGTAgcgggattttttttttaacaattaaattgTTTGGTGAATCCCAAATCCTAAGCTCTCTCCagggtttgtatttttttatttttttttttcctgtaaaaCTCAGAGGCGGGATTTTACAGTGGGGAGATATATGTTTATGTTGGCAAAAAGGGACAAAATCGATTATACAAAAATGTGGTGAGAAAATTATGGTAAAGAAAAGACAgtttatgaattttctattaGGGGACAAAACATTTAATAAATTGACGGGAGGGAGTTAATGACATGACCACTACTTTTTATACTATTAGATTTAATAgaaattaatagtttaaaaatagTGTAATTCTTgcaaagttataatttttatttttttgtttctcatagtgttttttcaaaactttcaacCAAAGACTAATCACTATTTCTGACAAATAAGCTCATTGTGCTCATAGCGGGGTAAATCGTTGACTTAGGGAGTTTTTTTCAAAGTGCTGGTGCTCGGACTTGAGCAAAGTTATAACTAGTGTGACTTAAACTCAtctttatatgatttttgttaattttagtattaaatgTGTGACAAAAACTAGCttaatttccattaaaaataataataaataagtaaaaagttAATAGTTGCCAAACTGTAATGGAATCTCTtacataaattatttgaatgaATTGAAAATGTTATACACGCATCACTGCAATCAAATGGATGAATGATAAATCTGTTCATTCTTGGTATGTTCTATAAAATCAATAAGACACGATAGGGTTCGGTCTATAAAAAAGGTACTAAATACGGACTTTTAAGATGAAAGAAGCATGTCAAAGGCCTTCTAATTGAATTGGCATCTCTCCATGCACAAAGTACTTGAAGTCTAGGGAAGAACGGGTTTGGTCTTCGGTCCAGAGGGGAAAGGGTTTGAACTATTAGATTAGCAacttattgtaattatctcttaaaaaaaaagcttgattCCTTGTAAAATTTAAGTAATAATCTAGTGATAATGGATAATAACATCTTTTGTGGCGTCCGTTTACTGTTCAAATTCTATCTCACCTTCtcccactatatatatacactgtACATACTGAGTGGGATGTCAATGGAAGGTTCAATCATTAAAAGATGCATTTGTTTTGTGAATTATTCTCATTAgagtgtagtttttttttttttttttgaaatagttgGAGTGTAGTTTGAATGGAACTCATTGTATTATATACTGTTTAATTGCATGGAGCCTAATTTCAAGCCATATGTAAAGAATGGCCGACCTTGTTATCAAACATTCCTCAAAATTTGTCCTTTGAccacaaaatcaaaagaaaaaagaaaaaaaaaaaaagaggaagaggtGGGTCAAACAAGTGCACCAAGCTCAACGCACGTGCAAACGAAGGGACTTTAACCAAGAACAAGAAGGATCCCTACGTGGCAGTGTTCTATTTTAGAACCAATAAAGTTAACACGGATCT
The sequence above is drawn from the Quercus lobata isolate SW786 chromosome 12, ValleyOak3.0 Primary Assembly, whole genome shotgun sequence genome and encodes:
- the LOC115970618 gene encoding uncharacterized protein LOC115970618, translating into MNLAKRRIIIKNVCPNCTRFPESVLHALWNYDAAQDVWAGIIKKLQKCSHGQADMIKLMEYLLDQLALEDVELFLVQAWIIWNQQNRLLHRGKFHDPNCLNKRVANFLEEYRCTQVQLAASPVVQSSRDVWKPLPQSVFKLNLDAAIFMESDRSGFGVIIRNDKGEVMAAMSAKGPAVSSIDEAEMLACRKAIEFAADAGFSELVIEGDNADVIQAISSSIANLSLIGNVIEDIHHLIHGPH